A single genomic interval of Sander lucioperca isolate FBNREF2018 chromosome 9, SLUC_FBN_1.2, whole genome shotgun sequence harbors:
- the LOC116043921 gene encoding E3 ubiquitin-protein ligase RNF31 isoform X1, which yields MPCRMPSLSEQLQEVRSLAEVCLYSGGKVVEVRVGVMAMANLPLPPCSKYCHIAAETMVIENSFGSNRKETLASLQRLSTALNILEKYGCNLTNPNRPKYWRTVKHNNPVFRATVDAIQGGRAVLCLYGYSNQQPDGLSFPDDVTDPDVGRVAAVTLEVMSLRMELEMLIKDAHPHPEFYERILPTLRHKDVGLNTDTVFCHFSSTSCRSDGQTKSLAFPLHHHSSRENSHGQSLSSNHQSLRSIQVFPTSSKKHPENCTICGIFRISAHCLTCLLGLCSECDRLYHSYPERANHRRTAVSSSSSSSSSKNRNSQGSSAWCCLHCSKVNSVQEVLCEECEHPRLELISSKVDESQPATVTDWQCKSCTMVNAASSILCEVCERPRLATRPPVTPSHPPITPPRPPAPVLGMPGDPDSQWVCQFCTYLNYSPATVCEMCDLARPEPAPLPAKLRPPSPVRRVPALPIKPKEPAPEDLDSCRQRLIKEEGLKLIQLIRDGEKKGVSPEEVYTSMRVAGDSSILPCKWLKTELPLLLDQIRTLVATSSLQSVSDKTTTERTSRSCKAPAEDAGKEVGPAETESGVQLSRVEAKQAWLTAGGETERAARQALRDRLAKVKELCALGFSDEARCHEVLRLSGGEVRGALALLQRPLLEPFHKHIWSDKPEPPVDIHHPDKQHICRRLLAVYDLPSWGRCELALSLLLEHSAPYSLEDVVQAVRESHDREFIKRVLAKECPICLSVFPHSKMQSLTSCQCSVCCGCFQQHFTIAVRDKHIRDMVCPVCWEPDINDPEHLNSYFSTLDIQLRECLEPEVYELFHKKLTEQALIKDPKFLWCCHCSYGFIYDGDQLKVTCFQCRNSFCAQCKKPWESQHAGLSCEQYQLWKRENDPEYQRQGLAGYLRDNGITCPNCRFQYALSKGGCMHFCCSQCRYQFCSGCNNPFHTTCAVDECSVSGLHAHHPRDCLFYLRDWEPSRLQALLQNNGVAFNTEPPPGTQTGLCGVIEQKDEGGQQPDSACGAQTQHGHAGLCEKHYREYLVSLINSHSVDPAPLYSSNELLLACRRYKVDDSRRDGEDGFIYFSRLLQKLMDEVPLGDKVPRKK from the exons aatgcCATCTCTGTCGGAGCAGCTGCAGGAGGTGCGGAGTCTGGCTGAAGTGTGTCTGTACTCTGGTGGCAAGGTGGTGGAGGTGCGGGTTGGGGTGATGGCTATGGCAAATCTGCCCTTACCGCCCTGCTCCAAATACTGCCACATCGCCGCCGAGACCATGGTCATAGAAAACAGCTTTGGCAGCAACAGGAAGGAG ACCCTTGCATCTCTCCAGCGCTTGTCTACAGCATTGAACATCCTAGAAAAGTATGGCTGTAATTTGACAAACCCCAACAGGCCAAAGTACTGGAGAACTGTGAAACACAACAACCCAGTGTTCAGGGCCACTGTTGATGCTATTCAG GGAGGACGAGCAGTGCTCTGTCTCTATGGTTACTCCAATCAGCAGCCAGATGGGCTCAGCTTCCCCGATGATGTCACAGATCCTGATGTGGGCCGAGTTGCTGCAGTAACGCTCGAAGTGATGAGTCTGAGGATGGAACTAGAAATGCTtattaag GATGCTCATCCCCACCCTGAGTTCTATGAGAGAATCCTTCCTACGCTAAGACACAAG gATGTGGGTCTCAACACTGACACTGTGTTCTGCCACTTCTCCTCCACTTCATGCCGTTCAGACGGTCAGACCAAGTCTCTAGCCTTCCCCCTCCACCATCACTCCTCCAGGGAGAACAGTCATGGCCAGTCCCTGTCCTCCAACCACCAAAGTCTCAGGTCCATTCAGGTCTTTCCCACTTCTTCAAAAAAACACCCAG AGAACTGCACTATCTGTGGAATATTCCGTATCTCTGCCCACTGCCTCACCTGCCTCCTGGGGCTCTGCTCAGAATGTGACAGACTGTACCACTCCTACCCTGAGAGGGCCAACCACCGTCGAACAGCTgtctcctcatcatcatcatcatcctcctccAAAAACAGGAACAGTCAAGG GTCTTCCGCCTGGTGTTGCCTCCACTGCTCTAAAGTCAACTCCGTCCAGGAAGTGCTGTGTGAGGAGTGCGAGCACCCTCGCCTGGAATTGATCAGCTCCAAAGTAGACGAATCTCAGCCTGCCACCGTCACTG ACTGGCAGTGTAAGAGCTGTACCATGGTGAATGCAGCCAGCAGTATTCTGTGTGAAGTGTGTGAAAGACCTCGTTTGGCTACACGACCTCCAGTGACCCCGTCACACCCACCCATCACCCCCCCCAGACCACCGGCACCAGTACTGGGCATGCCCGGTGACCCCGACAGccag TGGGTGTGTCAGTTCTGTACGTATCTGAACTACTCTCCAGCTACAGTGTGTGAGATGTGTGACCTGGCTCGTCCAGAGCCCGCACCCCTGCCTGCGAAGCTCCGCCCTCCCTCCCCTGTCAGACGGGTCCCCGCCCTGCCAATCAAACCCAAAGAGCCCGCTCCTGAAGACCTGGATTCCTGTAGGCAGAGGCTCATTAAGGAAGAGGGACTGAAGCTGATCCAACTGATTAGA GATGGGGAGAAGAAAGGAGTGAGTCCAGAGGAGGTGTACACAAGCATGAGGGTAGCAGGGGACAGCAGCATTCTACCGTGCAAGTGGCTCAAGACAGAGCTTCCTCTGCTGTTAGACCAGATCAGGACGTTGGTGGCAACATCTTCCCTTCAGTCTGTTTCTGACAAGACTACAACAGAGCGCACA AGCAGGTCATGTAAAGCTCCCGCTGAGGATGCTGGGAAAGAGGTGGGCCCTGCAGAAACTGAAAGTGGGGTCCAGTTGTCCAGAGTAGAGGCCAAGCAGGCATGGCTGACAGCAGGGGGTGAAACCGAGAGAGCTGCCAGGCAAGCTCTGAGAGACAGACTCGCCAAG GTAAAGGAGCTGTGTGCGCTGGGCTTCAGCGACGAGGCTCGCTGTCATGAGGTTCTGAGGCTGAGTGGTGGTGAGGTGAGAGGGGCCCTGGCCCTGCTGCAGCGACCCCTTCTGGAGCCCTTCCACAAGCACATTTGGAGTGACAAGCCCGAGCCTCCTGTAGACATCCATCACCCTGACAAACAG CACATATGTCGGAGGTTACTAGCAGTGTACGATCTTCCCAGCTGGGGTCGCTGTGAGCTGGCACTGTCGCTGCTTCTGGAGCACAGCGCACCTTACTCCCTGGAAGATGTAGTGCAGGCTGTGCGAGAGTCCCACGACAGGGAGTTCATCAAGAGAGTGCTGGCTAAGGAGTGTCccatctgcctctctgtcttccCCCACAGCAAG aTGCAGTCTCTGACGTCGTGTCAGTGTTCTGTGTGTTGTGGTTGTTTCCAGCAGCACTTCACCATCGCTGTAAGGGACAAACACATAAGAGACATGGTGTGTCCAGTCTGCTGGGAGCCGGACATCAATGACCCTGAACACCTCAATAGCTACTTCTCCACCCTGGACATCCAG CTGCGAGAGTGTCTGGAGCCAGAAGTCTATGAGCTGTTCCATAAGAAGCTGACAGAGCAGGCTCTGATCAAGGACCCCAAGTTCCTGTGGTGCTGTCAT TGTTCATATGGGTTCATCTATGATGGAGACCAGCTTAAAGTCACCTGTTTTCAGTGCCGCAACAGTTTCTGTGCTCAGTGTAAAAAGCCT TGGGAGTCTCAGCATGCAGGTCTGTCCTGTGAACAGTACCAGTTATGGAAGAGGGAGAATGATCCAGAGTATCAGAGACAGGGCCTGGCTGGATATCTCAGAGACAACGGCATca CCTGTCCTAACTGTCGCTTTCAGTACGCGCTGTCTAAAGGAGGCTGcatgcatttctgctgctcacAGTGTCGTTACCAGTTCTGCAGTGGCTGCAACAACCCGTTCCACACT ACCTGTGCAGTGGACGAGTGCAGTGTGTCTGGATTACATGCCCATCATCCCAGAGACTGCCTCTTCTATCTGAGAGACTGGGAACCTTCCAGACTGCAGGCTTTactgcag AATAACGGAGTGGCCTTCAACACTGAACCCCCTCCTGGAACACAGACAG GTCTGTGTGGAGTGATAGAGCAGAAGGATGAGGGAGGGCAGCAGCCAGATTCAGCTTGTGGAGCTCAGACCCAACATGGGCATGCTGGACTCTGCGA GAAGCATTACCGGGAGTACCTGGTCAGCCTGATCAACAGCCACTCGGTCGACCCCGCCCCCCTCTACAGCTCCAACGAGCTGCTGCTGGCCTGCAGGAGATACAAGGTGGACGACAGCCGCAGGGACGGAGAGGACGGCTTCATCTACTTCAGCAGACTgctccag AAACTGATGGATGAAGTACCGCTTGGTGACAAGGTGCCACGCAAGAAATAA
- the LOC116043921 gene encoding E3 ubiquitin-protein ligase RNF31 isoform X2 gives MPSLSEQLQEVRSLAEVCLYSGGKVVEVRVGVMAMANLPLPPCSKYCHIAAETMVIENSFGSNRKETLASLQRLSTALNILEKYGCNLTNPNRPKYWRTVKHNNPVFRATVDAIQGGRAVLCLYGYSNQQPDGLSFPDDVTDPDVGRVAAVTLEVMSLRMELEMLIKDAHPHPEFYERILPTLRHKDVGLNTDTVFCHFSSTSCRSDGQTKSLAFPLHHHSSRENSHGQSLSSNHQSLRSIQVFPTSSKKHPENCTICGIFRISAHCLTCLLGLCSECDRLYHSYPERANHRRTAVSSSSSSSSSKNRNSQGSSAWCCLHCSKVNSVQEVLCEECEHPRLELISSKVDESQPATVTDWQCKSCTMVNAASSILCEVCERPRLATRPPVTPSHPPITPPRPPAPVLGMPGDPDSQWVCQFCTYLNYSPATVCEMCDLARPEPAPLPAKLRPPSPVRRVPALPIKPKEPAPEDLDSCRQRLIKEEGLKLIQLIRDGEKKGVSPEEVYTSMRVAGDSSILPCKWLKTELPLLLDQIRTLVATSSLQSVSDKTTTERTSRSCKAPAEDAGKEVGPAETESGVQLSRVEAKQAWLTAGGETERAARQALRDRLAKVKELCALGFSDEARCHEVLRLSGGEVRGALALLQRPLLEPFHKHIWSDKPEPPVDIHHPDKQHICRRLLAVYDLPSWGRCELALSLLLEHSAPYSLEDVVQAVRESHDREFIKRVLAKECPICLSVFPHSKMQSLTSCQCSVCCGCFQQHFTIAVRDKHIRDMVCPVCWEPDINDPEHLNSYFSTLDIQLRECLEPEVYELFHKKLTEQALIKDPKFLWCCHCSYGFIYDGDQLKVTCFQCRNSFCAQCKKPWESQHAGLSCEQYQLWKRENDPEYQRQGLAGYLRDNGITCPNCRFQYALSKGGCMHFCCSQCRYQFCSGCNNPFHTTCAVDECSVSGLHAHHPRDCLFYLRDWEPSRLQALLQNNGVAFNTEPPPGTQTGLCGVIEQKDEGGQQPDSACGAQTQHGHAGLCEKHYREYLVSLINSHSVDPAPLYSSNELLLACRRYKVDDSRRDGEDGFIYFSRLLQKLMDEVPLGDKVPRKK, from the exons atgcCATCTCTGTCGGAGCAGCTGCAGGAGGTGCGGAGTCTGGCTGAAGTGTGTCTGTACTCTGGTGGCAAGGTGGTGGAGGTGCGGGTTGGGGTGATGGCTATGGCAAATCTGCCCTTACCGCCCTGCTCCAAATACTGCCACATCGCCGCCGAGACCATGGTCATAGAAAACAGCTTTGGCAGCAACAGGAAGGAG ACCCTTGCATCTCTCCAGCGCTTGTCTACAGCATTGAACATCCTAGAAAAGTATGGCTGTAATTTGACAAACCCCAACAGGCCAAAGTACTGGAGAACTGTGAAACACAACAACCCAGTGTTCAGGGCCACTGTTGATGCTATTCAG GGAGGACGAGCAGTGCTCTGTCTCTATGGTTACTCCAATCAGCAGCCAGATGGGCTCAGCTTCCCCGATGATGTCACAGATCCTGATGTGGGCCGAGTTGCTGCAGTAACGCTCGAAGTGATGAGTCTGAGGATGGAACTAGAAATGCTtattaag GATGCTCATCCCCACCCTGAGTTCTATGAGAGAATCCTTCCTACGCTAAGACACAAG gATGTGGGTCTCAACACTGACACTGTGTTCTGCCACTTCTCCTCCACTTCATGCCGTTCAGACGGTCAGACCAAGTCTCTAGCCTTCCCCCTCCACCATCACTCCTCCAGGGAGAACAGTCATGGCCAGTCCCTGTCCTCCAACCACCAAAGTCTCAGGTCCATTCAGGTCTTTCCCACTTCTTCAAAAAAACACCCAG AGAACTGCACTATCTGTGGAATATTCCGTATCTCTGCCCACTGCCTCACCTGCCTCCTGGGGCTCTGCTCAGAATGTGACAGACTGTACCACTCCTACCCTGAGAGGGCCAACCACCGTCGAACAGCTgtctcctcatcatcatcatcatcctcctccAAAAACAGGAACAGTCAAGG GTCTTCCGCCTGGTGTTGCCTCCACTGCTCTAAAGTCAACTCCGTCCAGGAAGTGCTGTGTGAGGAGTGCGAGCACCCTCGCCTGGAATTGATCAGCTCCAAAGTAGACGAATCTCAGCCTGCCACCGTCACTG ACTGGCAGTGTAAGAGCTGTACCATGGTGAATGCAGCCAGCAGTATTCTGTGTGAAGTGTGTGAAAGACCTCGTTTGGCTACACGACCTCCAGTGACCCCGTCACACCCACCCATCACCCCCCCCAGACCACCGGCACCAGTACTGGGCATGCCCGGTGACCCCGACAGccag TGGGTGTGTCAGTTCTGTACGTATCTGAACTACTCTCCAGCTACAGTGTGTGAGATGTGTGACCTGGCTCGTCCAGAGCCCGCACCCCTGCCTGCGAAGCTCCGCCCTCCCTCCCCTGTCAGACGGGTCCCCGCCCTGCCAATCAAACCCAAAGAGCCCGCTCCTGAAGACCTGGATTCCTGTAGGCAGAGGCTCATTAAGGAAGAGGGACTGAAGCTGATCCAACTGATTAGA GATGGGGAGAAGAAAGGAGTGAGTCCAGAGGAGGTGTACACAAGCATGAGGGTAGCAGGGGACAGCAGCATTCTACCGTGCAAGTGGCTCAAGACAGAGCTTCCTCTGCTGTTAGACCAGATCAGGACGTTGGTGGCAACATCTTCCCTTCAGTCTGTTTCTGACAAGACTACAACAGAGCGCACA AGCAGGTCATGTAAAGCTCCCGCTGAGGATGCTGGGAAAGAGGTGGGCCCTGCAGAAACTGAAAGTGGGGTCCAGTTGTCCAGAGTAGAGGCCAAGCAGGCATGGCTGACAGCAGGGGGTGAAACCGAGAGAGCTGCCAGGCAAGCTCTGAGAGACAGACTCGCCAAG GTAAAGGAGCTGTGTGCGCTGGGCTTCAGCGACGAGGCTCGCTGTCATGAGGTTCTGAGGCTGAGTGGTGGTGAGGTGAGAGGGGCCCTGGCCCTGCTGCAGCGACCCCTTCTGGAGCCCTTCCACAAGCACATTTGGAGTGACAAGCCCGAGCCTCCTGTAGACATCCATCACCCTGACAAACAG CACATATGTCGGAGGTTACTAGCAGTGTACGATCTTCCCAGCTGGGGTCGCTGTGAGCTGGCACTGTCGCTGCTTCTGGAGCACAGCGCACCTTACTCCCTGGAAGATGTAGTGCAGGCTGTGCGAGAGTCCCACGACAGGGAGTTCATCAAGAGAGTGCTGGCTAAGGAGTGTCccatctgcctctctgtcttccCCCACAGCAAG aTGCAGTCTCTGACGTCGTGTCAGTGTTCTGTGTGTTGTGGTTGTTTCCAGCAGCACTTCACCATCGCTGTAAGGGACAAACACATAAGAGACATGGTGTGTCCAGTCTGCTGGGAGCCGGACATCAATGACCCTGAACACCTCAATAGCTACTTCTCCACCCTGGACATCCAG CTGCGAGAGTGTCTGGAGCCAGAAGTCTATGAGCTGTTCCATAAGAAGCTGACAGAGCAGGCTCTGATCAAGGACCCCAAGTTCCTGTGGTGCTGTCAT TGTTCATATGGGTTCATCTATGATGGAGACCAGCTTAAAGTCACCTGTTTTCAGTGCCGCAACAGTTTCTGTGCTCAGTGTAAAAAGCCT TGGGAGTCTCAGCATGCAGGTCTGTCCTGTGAACAGTACCAGTTATGGAAGAGGGAGAATGATCCAGAGTATCAGAGACAGGGCCTGGCTGGATATCTCAGAGACAACGGCATca CCTGTCCTAACTGTCGCTTTCAGTACGCGCTGTCTAAAGGAGGCTGcatgcatttctgctgctcacAGTGTCGTTACCAGTTCTGCAGTGGCTGCAACAACCCGTTCCACACT ACCTGTGCAGTGGACGAGTGCAGTGTGTCTGGATTACATGCCCATCATCCCAGAGACTGCCTCTTCTATCTGAGAGACTGGGAACCTTCCAGACTGCAGGCTTTactgcag AATAACGGAGTGGCCTTCAACACTGAACCCCCTCCTGGAACACAGACAG GTCTGTGTGGAGTGATAGAGCAGAAGGATGAGGGAGGGCAGCAGCCAGATTCAGCTTGTGGAGCTCAGACCCAACATGGGCATGCTGGACTCTGCGA GAAGCATTACCGGGAGTACCTGGTCAGCCTGATCAACAGCCACTCGGTCGACCCCGCCCCCCTCTACAGCTCCAACGAGCTGCTGCTGGCCTGCAGGAGATACAAGGTGGACGACAGCCGCAGGGACGGAGAGGACGGCTTCATCTACTTCAGCAGACTgctccag AAACTGATGGATGAAGTACCGCTTGGTGACAAGGTGCCACGCAAGAAATAA